A DNA window from Pyrus communis chromosome 3, drPyrComm1.1, whole genome shotgun sequence contains the following coding sequences:
- the LOC137728696 gene encoding CBS domain-containing protein CBSX2, chloroplastic-like — MTGSISIPAAIAFPHPSSLSSPSIIPIRRFPLLALSKRRRRLHLRPLVLASSAAGVAANSVPINGVYTVGDFMTTREHLHVVKPSTPVSQALDALVEKRITGFPVIDDDWKLVGVVSDYDLLALDSISGNMKGGGQSDTNLFPDVDSSWKTFNEIQKLLSKTNGKFVGDLMTPAPLVVRETTNLEDAARLLLETKYRRLPVVDSEGKLVGIITRGNVVKAALQIKRASEK; from the exons ATGACGGGCTCAATCTCAATCCCTGCCGCAATCGCTTTCCCGCATCCCTCTTCTCTGTCTTCTCCTTCAATCATTCCCATTCGTCGATTCCCTCTCCTCGCTCTCTCCAAACGACGCCGTCGCCTCCACTTGCGCCCCCTGGTTCTCGCTTCCTCTGCCGCCGGCGTCGCCGCCAATTCCGTCCCCATAAATGGGGTCTACACCGTCGGCGATTTCATGACTACCAGGGAGCATTTGCACGTCGTCAAGCCCTCCACCCCCGTCAGCCAAG CATTGGATGCTCTTGTTGAGAAGAGAATCACCGGTTTTCCTGTGATTGACGATGACTGGAAACTT GTTGGTGTTGTCTCAGATTACGATTTATTAGCGTTGGACTCCATATCCGGAAATATGAAAG GTGGTGGTCAAAGCGACACAAACTTGTTTCCAGATGTTGATAGTTCTTGGAAA ACATTCAATGAGATACAGAAACTGCTTAGCAAGACCAATGGAAAATTTGTTGGTGACTTAATGACACCTGCTCCACTTGTTGTCCGTGAAACCACCAACCTGGAAGATGCTGCTAG GTTGTTGCTTGAAACAAAATATCGCCGACTGCCAGTTGTAGATAGTGAAGGCAAGCTG GTTGGCATCATTACGAGGGGGAATGTTGTTAAAGCTGCCCTGCAGATTAAACGTGCTAGTGAAAAATGA